The genomic DNA CAGCTGGCCCTGCTGTGACCCCCGACGGAGTCGGTACTCCCGCTCACGCGAACCCGTCCAGCACCCGGGTCAGCGCCCGCTCGAAGACCCCTTCCAGGTCGATCGGACCCGCGTCCTCGGCGAAGGACGCCGCCAGCCTCGGGTAGGCGCCGCTCGCGACCTGCCGGCCGAGGTAGGCGATGCGCACCGCGTTCTCCTGCTCCTCGGACCAAGGCAGCGAGCGGGTGCGCTCGACGGTGGCGATCTCGTTGGCGACGTACGTGGTCACCACGCCGTTCACCATCGCGATCAGCTCCATCTTGGTGCCGTAGGGCGCCTCGAAGGGGTCGAGGCAGGCCAGGCAGTGCTCCAGGTAGCGCAGGGCGTTGGGGCTGAAGCCGTAGACGGGAGACATCAGGCGGGGCAGCCAGGTGTGGCGGTGCATCAGGGCGCGGGTCTGGCGGGCGACCCGGATCAGGTCCGCGCGCCAGTCGCCGCTCGGCTCCCACAGCTCGTGCTCGCCGCTGACCGCGTCCATCATCAGCTCGTACAGGTCCTCCTTGCGGGGGACGTAGTTGTAGAGCGACATG from Streptomyces sp. CB09001 includes the following:
- a CDS encoding TetR/AcrR family transcriptional regulator, whose translation is MAGRAAVPEVIWSRPERTGRGPRPAYTRADIAAAAVRIADAEGLDAVSMRRVAGELGCGTMSLYNYVPRKEDLYELMMDAVSGEHELWEPSGDWRADLIRVARQTRALMHRHTWLPRLMSPVYGFSPNALRYLEHCLACLDPFEAPYGTKMELIAMVNGVVTTYVANEIATVERTRSLPWSEEQENAVRIAYLGRQVASGAYPRLAASFAEDAGPIDLEGVFERALTRVLDGFA